In the Thermococcus sp. genome, one interval contains:
- a CDS encoding glycosyltransferase family 39 protein, producing MKKESLYLPLLLISAFIIRLIPHRTLLLATYDEYLHRDITLRIVTQGIGSIPKDIPSLIGLRAYSYPPLFHIIGAAFYKVFPSNYLFFVLPAVYGTLAVFGFYLAFKELTEDKNRALLAVTLLAFAPNFIYRTSLYIPENLGLFLFSISLLFLIRFMKSRKLSSLLVLTAVMMVYMLTHRGWIFFAMAAVLLFASYLWPFIRKNLHYFVALAVLALIAYTQVSFIQSTVGELFLRLQRSEVSFLGYFKWIGIIQLVFGAIASPYYFKKDSIRRGFVLWAWAFMLAGGISFRFRDPYATIPLSVMAAEYLIDVVFPAVGPFIRSAFEGVKGVGAEWIKGISRKRWVTSLVILLLLVTPLVQGAYGAYKYVEAPTVSDKEAYEWIVQNTPENATILVWWDMGYLLIGNTHRKDVVIWKKVYQGFFGEAPTVREAGQAYTDHVIMFSSNQREWAYYLMRKYNVSYIFVDRKRYSYGFIRYGLMEYAPYDTHFKIEFCNGGSVIYRFIPEPTLKMEQPFPLNYTGNYSPLVNFLEKFWTGYNYADFDTRYKAYFNLNAWMVDLYSRLYQKTRDEAFSARTDWLLRWLSYKQMDNGAFPWGIPPNDFTLYTAYTLEPLRGVNFDGKERSLKLLESREREDYFMTTPKDEKGGLVTNALMLPVYKELGILSPTTERNIVAQLLNEQKGDGSWNNNLGTTIAVASSLARYYQLTGNETVLNAVRKAAEWMTGEQEESGKLKAEKYEYTYSRATYAQMAYIYHVAGLKDAEERTLNFIEDTFDPNKEVHPLDAVLTMYRYFGYAYGSDRAIGMINELLKAHPLLSFS from the coding sequence ATGAAGAAAGAGAGCCTCTACCTTCCCCTGCTTCTCATCTCTGCTTTCATCATCAGACTCATTCCCCACAGAACGCTTCTTTTGGCGACATACGACGAGTACCTTCACAGGGATATAACCCTGCGGATAGTCACCCAGGGCATAGGCTCAATCCCCAAGGACATACCCTCCCTGATCGGACTGAGGGCTTACAGCTATCCTCCGCTGTTCCACATAATCGGCGCGGCCTTTTACAAGGTATTCCCCTCAAATTACCTGTTCTTCGTCCTCCCGGCAGTCTACGGCACCTTAGCAGTGTTCGGCTTTTACCTGGCGTTTAAAGAGCTCACGGAGGACAAAAACCGTGCCCTTCTCGCCGTGACACTCCTAGCCTTTGCCCCCAACTTCATATACAGAACGAGCCTCTACATCCCGGAAAATCTTGGCCTGTTCCTGTTCTCGATAAGTCTGCTGTTCCTGATACGATTTATGAAATCGAGAAAGCTCTCCAGCCTGCTCGTCTTGACCGCGGTGATGATGGTCTACATGCTGACCCACAGGGGATGGATATTCTTTGCCATGGCCGCGGTTCTGCTGTTTGCCTCTTACCTGTGGCCGTTCATAAGGAAGAACCTCCACTATTTTGTCGCCCTGGCCGTTCTGGCTCTCATAGCCTACACGCAGGTGTCCTTCATCCAGTCGACCGTTGGAGAGCTTTTCCTCAGACTCCAGCGGAGCGAAGTGAGCTTCCTGGGATACTTCAAGTGGATAGGCATTATCCAGCTCGTCTTTGGGGCGATAGCAAGCCCGTACTATTTCAAAAAGGACAGCATACGACGTGGCTTCGTCCTCTGGGCCTGGGCGTTTATGTTGGCTGGAGGAATCTCCTTCCGCTTCCGCGACCCCTACGCAACAATACCCCTCTCCGTTATGGCCGCGGAGTACCTCATTGACGTTGTCTTCCCGGCGGTGGGCCCTTTCATCAGGAGTGCCTTCGAAGGAGTGAAAGGTGTGGGCGCCGAGTGGATAAAGGGCATTTCACGGAAGCGCTGGGTAACCTCACTGGTAATCCTGCTGCTCCTGGTTACCCCCCTCGTCCAGGGTGCCTACGGGGCTTACAAGTACGTTGAGGCACCAACTGTCAGCGACAAGGAGGCCTACGAGTGGATAGTCCAGAACACGCCTGAGAACGCCACTATACTCGTGTGGTGGGATATGGGGTATCTCCTCATAGGAAACACCCACAGAAAGGACGTCGTCATATGGAAAAAAGTGTACCAGGGCTTCTTTGGAGAGGCCCCAACGGTAAGGGAGGCGGGACAGGCGTACACGGACCACGTCATCATGTTCAGCTCAAACCAGAGAGAGTGGGCGTATTATCTTATGAGGAAATACAATGTAAGCTACATCTTCGTGGACAGAAAGAGGTATTCCTACGGCTTCATCCGCTATGGCCTTATGGAGTACGCCCCCTACGACACCCATTTCAAGATTGAGTTCTGCAACGGCGGTTCGGTCATATACCGCTTCATCCCCGAGCCGACTCTGAAGATGGAACAGCCCTTCCCCCTTAACTACACCGGAAACTACTCACCCCTCGTCAATTTCCTGGAGAAGTTCTGGACAGGATACAACTACGCCGATTTCGACACAAGGTACAAGGCTTACTTCAACCTCAATGCCTGGATGGTTGACCTGTACTCACGCCTCTACCAGAAGACAAGAGATGAGGCCTTCAGCGCCCGCACAGACTGGCTCCTCCGCTGGCTTTCGTACAAGCAGATGGACAACGGGGCGTTCCCCTGGGGCATCCCTCCCAACGACTTCACCCTGTACACCGCCTACACCCTCGAACCCCTGAGGGGGGTTAACTTCGACGGAAAGGAGAGGTCGCTCAAGCTGCTGGAGAGCAGGGAGCGTGAGGACTACTTCATGACGACTCCCAAGGACGAAAAGGGAGGTCTCGTGACAAACGCCCTCATGCTCCCTGTTTACAAGGAACTCGGAATCCTGAGCCCCACAACGGAGAGGAACATCGTCGCCCAGCTGCTGAATGAGCAGAAGGGAGACGGAAGCTGGAACAACAACCTCGGCACCACCATAGCAGTTGCCTCAAGCCTGGCAAGGTACTACCAGCTAACGGGCAACGAGACGGTGCTGAACGCCGTCAGGAAAGCAGCCGAATGGATGACAGGGGAGCAGGAGGAAAGCGGGAAGCTAAAGGCAGAGAAGTATGAGTACACGTATTCCAGAGCCACCTACGCCCAGATGGCATACATCTATCACGTTGCGGGACTTAAAGACGCAGAGGAAAGAACCCTCAATTTTATCGAAGACACGTTCGATCCCAACAAGGAAGTACACCCGCTCGATGCAGTGCTTACCATGTACCGCTACTTCGGCTACGCCTACGGCAGCGATAGGGCCATCGGCATGATCAACGAACTCCTGAAGGCCCATCCACTGCTCAGCTTCTCCTAA